The Chrysiogenia bacterium genome contains a region encoding:
- the zorA gene encoding anti-phage defense protein ZorA yields the protein MLNSVAHLLVNDLFVWVYCGAIVTIALALGITLRRHYRSLLVQLTKAVEVVEKTDGEAGFAANFDSVSDEIDQLPDLQHSWDEFTECLIDRPRPGQEDVYRNSREAALYFNDYSIIVPKIDLRFYSAIPNALTGFGILGTFLGLAAGIAIASPQLSPDNMDATMQGLKSLLSGASLAFLTSIAGLITSLVFLGFERHWVSTLQKKLAAFVNALDERLQLVTPEWLADAALTELENQTRSLQNFSNDLAVTLSGQMEEVLVKKSLGPALERLISATEGMREDRGESNNEMIQQIVDKFSESITGSAGSEMKAMAGTLSGLQETLQSAASSIRGNQEEMQNATRQVAESVRAALSDSSRVMQEELTGTLSSILNRIEQSSSAVAERLQSAGADTASTISGTLDSLSTSLKSSIDSINQNQEEMRRATKEVSDSVAAAMSQSSQSVQEQLTTAMSEMLARIGESSSGLAEQLRAAGQGAAQEMNGTIAAFAEGMSRLNSSTEGTGELVAELKTTVTQLRELSSATGSRLKEFGDLVTPISESARNFKESADVTQQAMTATQRLTESLQASVIQAKETQEKLEAVWRGYESRFSGVDESLRKVFVQLDEGLNRYTIGVRDFMGTLDDQTAKVSKDLAGAVSELRQAVEEMSEVMEHRS from the coding sequence ATGCTGAATTCAGTTGCGCATCTTCTGGTCAATGACCTGTTTGTCTGGGTCTATTGCGGTGCGATTGTCACAATCGCTTTGGCGTTGGGCATTACGCTACGACGGCATTACCGAAGTCTGCTTGTGCAGCTTACAAAGGCCGTGGAGGTCGTTGAGAAAACCGACGGCGAGGCAGGGTTTGCAGCAAACTTTGACTCGGTCTCGGACGAGATCGATCAGCTGCCTGACCTACAGCATTCGTGGGATGAATTTACTGAATGTCTGATCGACCGGCCTCGCCCGGGGCAAGAAGACGTTTACCGCAATAGCCGGGAAGCAGCGCTCTACTTCAACGACTATTCCATCATTGTTCCGAAGATCGACCTGCGTTTCTATAGTGCAATTCCCAACGCGCTGACCGGTTTTGGAATTCTGGGCACTTTTCTTGGCCTTGCCGCCGGTATTGCCATCGCAAGTCCACAGCTGAGTCCCGACAATATGGACGCGACCATGCAGGGGCTCAAGTCATTGTTGAGCGGCGCATCTTTGGCATTCCTGACCTCTATTGCAGGGCTCATCACCTCACTTGTATTTCTGGGCTTCGAGCGTCACTGGGTGTCAACATTACAGAAGAAACTCGCGGCCTTTGTGAACGCCCTCGACGAGCGGCTCCAGCTGGTAACACCCGAATGGCTGGCCGATGCGGCACTGACCGAACTGGAAAACCAGACCCGGTCGTTGCAGAACTTCAGCAACGATCTGGCTGTGACGCTTTCCGGGCAGATGGAGGAGGTTCTGGTCAAAAAATCCCTGGGGCCTGCATTGGAGAGGCTCATTTCTGCCACGGAAGGTATGCGGGAGGATCGTGGCGAATCCAACAACGAGATGATCCAGCAGATTGTCGACAAGTTCTCCGAATCCATTACCGGTTCCGCAGGCTCGGAAATGAAGGCCATGGCTGGGACGCTTTCAGGCCTTCAGGAAACTCTCCAGTCTGCCGCGAGTTCCATCAGGGGAAACCAGGAAGAGATGCAGAACGCGACTCGCCAGGTAGCTGAAAGTGTGCGAGCCGCGCTGAGTGATAGTTCCAGGGTCATGCAGGAGGAACTGACCGGCACCCTGAGCTCGATTTTGAACCGGATCGAGCAGTCGTCGAGCGCCGTAGCCGAGCGACTGCAGTCGGCGGGGGCGGATACCGCGTCCACGATCTCGGGAACACTGGATTCCCTGAGCACCTCGCTCAAATCTTCCATCGACTCCATCAATCAGAATCAGGAAGAAATGCGCCGTGCAACCAAGGAGGTCTCCGACTCCGTCGCGGCGGCCATGAGCCAGAGTTCCCAATCCGTCCAGGAGCAGCTCACGACCGCCATGAGCGAAATGCTCGCCCGGATCGGAGAGTCCAGCAGCGGCTTAGCCGAGCAGTTGCGGGCAGCTGGACAAGGGGCCGCTCAGGAGATGAATGGAACCATCGCAGCATTCGCAGAAGGAATGAGCCGCCTCAATTCGTCGACCGAGGGAACGGGGGAACTCGTTGCCGAGCTGAAAACGACGGTCACTCAGCTCCGTGAACTGAGCAGCGCCACAGGAAGCCGTCTCAAAGAGTTCGGTGATCTGGTAACCCCAATATCTGAATCGGCCCGCAACTTCAAAGAATCAGCAGACGTCACGCAGCAGGCGATGACGGCGACCCAGCGGCTGACCGAGTCACTTCAGGCATCGGTCATCCAGGCGAAGGAAACGCAGGAGAAACTGGAAGCCGTCTGGCGTGGGTATGAATCCCGCTTCTCCGGGGTGGATGAATCCCTGCGGAAGGTCTTTGTTCAACTCGATGAGGGACTCAACCGTTACACCATCGGGGTTCGGGACTTCATGGGGACGCTGGATGACCAGACGGCCAAGGTTTCTAAAGATCTTGCCGGTGCGGTTAGCGAGCTGCGTCAGGCTGTCGAAGAAATGTCCGAAGTCATGGAGCACAGGTCATGA
- a CDS encoding HNH endonuclease, which produces MASRNLFPDEVRDPSGALTEGSKKSVTVNAYERSPQARQDCIAHFGAVCQVCNLDFEARYGEIGQGFIHVHHIKPLNAIGDTYQVDPVKDLVPVCPNCHAMLHRKDPPLSVQELRERLTN; this is translated from the coding sequence ATGGCATCCCGAAACCTTTTCCCCGACGAGGTGCGCGATCCCTCGGGGGCGTTGACGGAAGGCAGCAAGAAGAGCGTGACCGTCAACGCTTATGAACGGAGCCCGCAGGCGCGGCAGGACTGCATTGCCCACTTTGGCGCCGTCTGTCAGGTATGTAATTTAGATTTCGAGGCACGCTATGGCGAGATCGGGCAGGGATTCATTCATGTTCATCACATCAAGCCGCTCAACGCCATTGGTGACACCTATCAAGTCGATCCCGTTAAAGATCTTGTGCCAGTGTGCCCCAATTGCCACGCCATGCTTCATCGGAAGGATCCGCCACTGTCGGTGCAGGAGCTTAGGGAGCGGCTGACGAACTAG